A part of Sandaracinaceae bacterium genomic DNA contains:
- a CDS encoding polymer-forming cytoskeletal protein, producing MTQRPLEAYIGEGLTLKGSVSGETDMDIDGRVEGSIHLRGHVRVTERGQLTGAVTVGSLTALGRVVGDVWATDAVHVGETGRVVGDVRAARVSLDDGGLLDGAIDMDFDLPAGLLEAR from the coding sequence GTGACCCAGCGACCCCTAGAGGCTTATATCGGTGAAGGTCTGACGCTCAAGGGCAGCGTCAGCGGAGAAACCGACATGGACATCGATGGGCGAGTCGAAGGCAGCATCCACCTGCGCGGACACGTGCGGGTCACCGAGCGAGGTCAGCTCACGGGCGCCGTGACGGTCGGCTCGCTCACGGCGCTGGGACGCGTGGTGGGCGACGTGTGGGCCACCGACGCAGTCCATGTGGGAGAGACCGGCCGCGTGGTGGGCGACGTTCGCGCTGCGCGCGTCTCGCTCGATGACGGTGGGCTGCTGGACGGCGCCATCGACATGGACTTCGACCTGCCGGCAGGTCTCTTGGAGGCACGATGA
- a CDS encoding sigma 54-interacting transcriptional regulator, producing MVRLEVISGDDAGLVVERDVDVLRIGRAADSHVPLTAHHVSGTHASVVFCAEGHVVRDHHSTNGTGLRRGNEVFSLENQPGREMLLRSGDVLLLGEREQAVQVRVQLTEDQDATEFVQTREVGDVGPVEERAALDREVLRALYQAQKRISGALDLESVIDAVAESVFQFLSRATHMTIALAEEDEVGAGRSKTPQYVAVGSRVRGGTTLDPIPVTRSVFKKVVKERAAVLAADAKTDVGASVSLMAAQILSTIGVPLWQGEDIVGVLQVDNRAASGIFKEKDLDLLMLIAQSASHGVVRARMLAKLKRAEERQRTENTYLKSREKTRRFEGMIGESAAIQRLTSQLRKVVDTRVTVLIEGETGTGKELVASAVHYWSNRADRLFVAQNCAAMPENLLESELFGHKKGAFTGATEDKKGLFELADLGTLFLDEVGEMPLSLQAKLLRVLQEGEVRPVGSNTTRKVDVRIVAATNRTLENEVREGRFREDLYYRLQVFPLRLPPLRERGDDVLLLAAHFLERYAREFGRSSATFSQEASELLRAYNWPGNVRELENEVQRLVIQMDEGESIVAPRHLSSRIGKVEGATLRVLPAGGELKDMMDEVERAILRASLDEHDNNKSATAKTLGITREGLHKKLKKFGMG from the coding sequence ATGGTGCGCCTCGAGGTCATCTCCGGCGACGACGCCGGTCTGGTCGTAGAGCGCGACGTCGACGTCCTGCGCATCGGTCGCGCGGCCGACTCGCACGTCCCGCTCACGGCGCACCATGTCTCGGGTACCCACGCGTCCGTGGTCTTCTGCGCAGAGGGCCACGTGGTGCGGGACCACCACAGCACCAACGGCACGGGCCTGCGGCGGGGCAACGAGGTCTTCTCGCTGGAGAACCAGCCCGGGCGTGAGATGTTGCTGCGCTCGGGCGATGTGCTCTTGCTTGGCGAGCGGGAGCAGGCCGTGCAGGTGCGCGTGCAGCTCACCGAGGACCAGGACGCCACCGAGTTCGTCCAGACCCGCGAGGTGGGCGACGTGGGCCCCGTGGAGGAGCGCGCCGCGCTCGACCGCGAGGTGCTGCGCGCGCTCTACCAGGCGCAGAAGCGCATCAGCGGGGCGCTCGACCTCGAGAGCGTCATCGACGCCGTGGCGGAGTCGGTGTTCCAGTTCCTCTCGCGGGCCACGCACATGACCATCGCCCTCGCCGAAGAGGACGAGGTGGGCGCTGGCCGCAGCAAGACGCCGCAGTACGTGGCGGTGGGCAGCCGCGTGCGCGGAGGCACCACGCTCGATCCCATCCCGGTCACCCGCAGCGTGTTCAAGAAGGTGGTCAAGGAGCGCGCGGCGGTGCTGGCGGCCGACGCCAAGACCGACGTCGGTGCTTCGGTGTCGCTCATGGCGGCCCAAATCCTGTCCACCATCGGCGTGCCGCTCTGGCAGGGCGAGGACATCGTGGGCGTGCTGCAGGTGGACAACCGGGCGGCCAGCGGCATCTTCAAAGAGAAGGATCTCGACCTGCTCATGCTCATCGCCCAGAGCGCCAGCCACGGGGTGGTGCGCGCGCGCATGCTGGCCAAGCTGAAGCGCGCGGAGGAGCGTCAGCGCACGGAGAACACGTACCTGAAGTCGCGTGAGAAGACGCGCCGCTTCGAGGGCATGATCGGCGAGAGCGCGGCCATTCAGAGGCTGACCAGCCAGCTCCGCAAGGTGGTGGACACGCGCGTCACGGTGCTCATCGAGGGCGAGACCGGCACGGGCAAGGAGCTGGTGGCCAGCGCCGTGCACTACTGGTCCAACCGCGCAGACCGCCTGTTCGTGGCGCAGAACTGCGCGGCCATGCCCGAGAACCTGCTGGAGAGCGAGCTCTTCGGGCACAAGAAGGGCGCGTTCACGGGGGCCACCGAAGACAAGAAGGGCCTCTTCGAGCTGGCCGACCTGGGCACGCTCTTCCTGGACGAGGTGGGCGAGATGCCACTCTCGCTGCAGGCCAAGTTGCTGCGCGTGCTGCAAGAGGGCGAGGTGCGGCCCGTGGGCAGCAACACTACCCGCAAGGTGGATGTGCGCATCGTGGCGGCCACCAACCGCACGCTCGAGAACGAGGTGCGCGAGGGGCGCTTCCGCGAAGACCTCTACTACCGCCTGCAGGTGTTCCCGCTGCGGCTGCCCCCGCTGCGCGAGCGCGGCGACGACGTGCTGCTGCTGGCGGCGCACTTCCTCGAGCGCTACGCGCGCGAATTCGGGCGGTCCTCCGCCACGTTCTCGCAAGAGGCTTCGGAGCTGCTGCGCGCCTACAACTGGCCTGGCAACGTGCGCGAGCTGGAGAACGAGGTGCAGCGCCTGGTCATCCAGATGGACGAGGGCGAGAGCATCGTGGCGCCGCGCCACCTGAGCTCGCGCATCGGCAAGGTGGAGGGCGCCACGCTGCGCGTGCTGCCCGCCGGCGGTGAGCTCAAGGACATGATGGACGAGGTGGAGCGCGCCATCCTGCGGGCCTCACTGGACGAGCACGACAACAACAAGAGCGCCACGGCCAAGACGCTGGGGATCACCCGCGAAGGCCTGCACAAGAAGCTCAAGAAGTTCGGGATGGGCTGA
- a CDS encoding polymer-forming cytoskeletal protein, giving the protein MTRPSLIPGSVTVEGELTGRGDLVILGRVLGDITIDGLLIIEEGGAVRGEVRAASVVIRGALAGDAVGQESVRVEAGAQVVGDLRAPRIKVADGAQLKGRVQIGAEAGLSPVKQVAPGPRVRRARPAGLTEAMSLSAPAPVVAAAPVVAAVPVAAVVAPVAAPVRSPAPVVRAAPAVTPPASFTRPPLSMPRLTRVAAERR; this is encoded by the coding sequence ATGACTCGTCCTTCACTCATCCCCGGCAGCGTGACCGTGGAAGGCGAGCTCACCGGCCGCGGTGATCTGGTCATCCTCGGCCGCGTGCTCGGCGACATCACCATCGACGGGCTGCTCATCATCGAAGAGGGCGGCGCCGTGCGCGGCGAGGTGCGCGCCGCGAGCGTGGTCATCCGCGGCGCGCTGGCGGGCGACGCGGTGGGCCAGGAGAGCGTGCGGGTGGAAGCCGGCGCCCAAGTGGTGGGCGACTTGCGCGCGCCGCGCATCAAGGTGGCCGATGGCGCGCAGCTGAAGGGCCGCGTGCAGATCGGCGCCGAGGCTGGCCTGTCGCCAGTGAAGCAGGTGGCCCCTGGGCCGCGCGTGCGGCGTGCTCGCCCCGCTGGGTTGACGGAGGCCATGTCGCTCTCGGCGCCAGCGCCCGTGGTGGCTGCGGCGCCCGTGGTGGCTGCGGTGCCCGTTGCGGCGGTGGTCGCTCCCGTGGCGGCGCCCGTTCGCTCACCTGCGCCGGTGGTACGTGCTGCGCCGGCCGTCACGCCGCCCGCGTCGTTCACGCGGCCGCCCCTGTCCATGCCCCGCCTCACGCGGGTCGCCGCCGAGCGGCGCTAG
- the pyrE gene encoding orotate phosphoribosyltransferase, which translates to MTDRLLEMLREHSFRRGTFTLSSGKTSDFFIDCKPTVLRAEGHVLVGAALMDAALRLAGSLSAVAGVELGGCSLASAVAFHSFTQGRPLDAVYVRKTQKGHGTQRLLEGAAHLPQGARVVVLEDTVTTGGSTLRAVAQIREAGLTVAGVVSVVDRLEGGAAAMAEAQLPYVSLYSRTDFMTPEAPAR; encoded by the coding sequence ATGACCGACCGTCTCCTCGAGATGCTGCGCGAGCACAGCTTTCGCCGCGGCACGTTCACGCTCAGCTCTGGCAAGACCAGCGACTTCTTCATCGACTGCAAGCCCACCGTCCTGCGCGCTGAAGGTCACGTGCTGGTGGGGGCCGCGCTCATGGACGCCGCCCTCCGCCTCGCAGGCAGCCTCTCGGCCGTGGCCGGGGTGGAGCTCGGGGGCTGCTCGCTGGCCAGCGCCGTGGCGTTCCACTCGTTCACCCAGGGCCGACCGCTCGACGCGGTGTACGTCCGCAAGACGCAAAAGGGGCACGGCACCCAGCGCTTGCTGGAGGGCGCCGCTCACCTGCCGCAGGGGGCGCGCGTGGTGGTGCTGGAGGACACGGTCACCACGGGAGGTTCCACGCTGCGAGCGGTGGCTCAGATCCGCGAGGCAGGCCTCACGGTGGCAGGCGTCGTCTCGGTGGTCGACCGCCTCGAGGGAGGCGCTGCGGCCATGGCCGAGGCTCAGCTTCCGTACGTTTCGTTGTATTCTCGCACCGACTTCATGACCCCGGAAGCGCCCGCCCGATGA
- a CDS encoding HEAT repeat domain-containing protein, producing the protein MLRAIPTRILILTMLAALAAPLFGCHADENDPEGQAEELADPVRRQNAIHNLHRIYTTALADASGNRAAPEVVAVADVIVPALNDTYLNFLEDRSNGQAILDLLKELQDPRGLPAIKKALEWRTGVTELHAVRAAQAIGSMTIPDGEKAGVATALGTAFDAITGVREVDNQMRIEFVRALGTLRHNSVTPVLVRIMQNQSENQHFLINRLAARELGEIGDPEAVEPMIGALFQFAPNNPGMRMNDVAAEALVRIGRPALQPMLQVLAGSHAAANTAADALIAAVRTRQPGLTINRAQVVGPEATTTLGMLGFADAFEPLLAETRAEEVDRKLNGCIALTRLSLSEAQHTQVRTVITALYASFSANQVEMRAQLLATMANTFDAGYLPLFLTAARDAESHPALRETAIASLGKLANRAQATELRAVIAADADNAQRYNEYVGAYLTLAEECDTNVSCYVGKLGDANAKVAEKAAYMIGLLAPDNQADAMTGLAAQLGHATFEVRFAALLALDHIAVAGSQAGVDKIEELSTQEDGRAIWMQFKGIALPIQARLRARLPS; encoded by the coding sequence ATGCTGCGCGCGATTCCTACCCGTATTCTGATCCTGACGATGTTGGCGGCTCTCGCTGCGCCGCTGTTCGGCTGTCACGCCGACGAGAACGACCCCGAGGGCCAGGCCGAGGAGCTCGCGGATCCCGTTCGTCGCCAGAACGCCATCCACAACCTCCATCGCATCTACACCACCGCGCTCGCGGACGCGTCGGGCAACCGCGCGGCACCCGAGGTGGTGGCCGTCGCCGACGTCATCGTCCCGGCGCTGAACGACACCTACCTCAACTTCCTCGAAGACCGCAGCAACGGCCAGGCCATCCTGGACCTGCTCAAGGAGCTCCAGGACCCGCGCGGTCTGCCGGCCATCAAGAAGGCCCTCGAGTGGCGCACCGGCGTCACCGAGCTCCACGCGGTGCGCGCGGCGCAGGCCATCGGCTCCATGACCATCCCCGACGGCGAGAAGGCCGGCGTGGCCACCGCGCTCGGCACCGCGTTCGACGCCATCACCGGCGTGCGCGAGGTGGACAACCAGATGCGCATCGAGTTCGTGCGTGCGCTCGGCACCCTGCGCCACAACTCGGTCACGCCGGTGCTGGTTCGCATCATGCAGAACCAGTCCGAGAACCAGCACTTCCTCATCAACCGCCTGGCCGCGCGCGAGCTCGGTGAGATCGGTGACCCGGAGGCGGTCGAGCCCATGATCGGTGCACTGTTCCAGTTCGCCCCCAACAACCCCGGCATGCGCATGAACGACGTGGCAGCCGAGGCCCTGGTGCGCATCGGACGCCCGGCGCTCCAGCCCATGCTGCAGGTGCTCGCGGGCAGCCACGCGGCGGCCAACACGGCGGCCGACGCGCTCATCGCGGCAGTGCGCACGCGCCAGCCGGGCCTCACCATCAACCGCGCTCAGGTCGTGGGCCCCGAGGCCACCACCACGCTGGGCATGCTCGGCTTCGCGGACGCCTTCGAGCCGCTGCTCGCCGAGACGCGCGCCGAAGAGGTGGACCGCAAGCTGAACGGCTGCATCGCGCTCACGCGCCTCTCGCTCAGCGAGGCCCAGCACACGCAGGTGCGCACCGTGATCACCGCCCTCTACGCCAGCTTCAGCGCCAACCAGGTGGAGATGCGCGCCCAGCTCTTGGCCACCATGGCCAACACCTTCGACGCCGGTTATCTGCCGCTCTTCCTGACGGCGGCGCGTGACGCCGAGTCGCATCCTGCCCTGCGCGAGACGGCCATCGCCAGCCTCGGCAAGCTCGCCAACCGCGCCCAGGCCACCGAGCTGCGCGCCGTCATCGCTGCCGACGCCGACAACGCCCAGCGCTACAACGAGTACGTCGGCGCGTACCTGACGCTGGCCGAAGAGTGCGACACGAACGTGTCCTGCTACGTGGGCAAGCTCGGCGACGCGAACGCCAAGGTGGCCGAGAAGGCGGCATACATGATCGGCCTGCTGGCTCCGGACAACCAAGCCGACGCCATGACGGGTCTCGCCGCGCAGCTCGGCCACGCCACCTTCGAGGTGCGCTTCGCCGCGCTGCTCGCGCTCGACCACATCGCCGTCGCGGGCAGCCAGGCCGGCGTCGACAAGATCGAGGAGCTCAGCACCCAGGAAGACGGCCGCGCCATCTGGATGCAGTTCAAGGGCATCGCGCTCCCCATTCAGGCTCGCCTGCGCGCCCGCCTGCCGAGCTGA